One Vespula pensylvanica isolate Volc-1 chromosome 1, ASM1446617v1, whole genome shotgun sequence genomic region harbors:
- the LOC122635648 gene encoding tyrosine-protein kinase transmembrane receptor Ror-like isoform X2, with protein MFDMDRRRTPRRRGVSPSINSSQTEPSVVPSSTSQQLETITEFPATDGATVISGCKDRPTICGKEAACRSFRDNTSQCVCPHDSSPPTSDLKCPNRLTVPLTPRPIHNIIPPSGNGTNSTTALPEAEQVERSRHKVPEIVGIAIAFIAVLVILMSIVYCVRRRSYGVKSQRNSLDVSKMILNIFNIIKTSCIFLLSSTFQASPMNLKKGLLLANKYTPNPQYFSCTSPEVLILQRENLVFLHDIGEGCFGKVYKGELQNGDLNEIVAIKVLKDTVSREAEEDFMREVDIMSTFEHRNILTLKGVVLRDAGNSPWMVFEYMPYGDLAEVLRSNSRQLHSPNPGLEPLTKDSLHWISVQIAAGMTYLSAQRFVHRDLACRNCLVGSGLVVKIADFGMSRDIYTCDYYKIGGSRLLPVRWMSPESVMYGRFTLESDVWSFGVVLWEVYSLGKQPYYGHNNDEVVKLILHGIMLIPPDECPPFICQIMRECWKTEPRDRIKFSDILEKLEKVQGKLNQQGTLPRPPQGPVTIRTPDVLDPDGYLLPAPTTPREYLQTLPALCD; from the exons ATGTTCGATATGGATCGACGAAGAACTCCAAGAAGGAGAGGTGTCTCTCCTTCCATCAATTCTTCGCAAACAG AACCATCAGTCGTACCATCGTCGACGAGTCAGCAATTGGAAACGATAACTGAGTTCCCGGCAACCGATGGTGCTACCGTAATCAGTGGATGCAAAGATCGGCCTACCATCTGTGGAAAGGAGGCTGCTTGTCGTAGCTTCCGTGACAACACCTCGCAATGCGTTTGTCCTCATGATTCCTCCCCACCTACATCAGACCTCAAATGTCCGAATCGTTTAACAG tCCCTTTGACTCCACGACCCATACACAATATAATACCACCAAGTGGTAATGGCACGAACAGTACCACTGCTCTACCAGAAGCAGAACAG GTTGAACGTTCGAGACATAAAGTACCTGAAATAGTTGGAATTGCGATAGCTTTCATCGCGGTGCTAGTTATCCTCATGAGTATAGTTTATTGTGTGAGGAGACGAAGTTATGGTGTAAAGTCGCAGAGGAATTCGTTGGATGTAAGCAAGatgatattgaatattttcaatattatcaaGACATCTTGcatctttttactttcctctACTTTCCAGGCGTCTCCGATGAATCTGAAAAAAGGATTATTGTTAGCAAACAAATACACGCCTAATCCTCAATACTTTAGTTGTACCTCACCGGAGGTATTAATTTTACAACGTGAAAATCTTGTATTTCTACATGATATCGGCGAAGGTTGCTTTGGTAAAGTTTATAAAG GAGAATTACAAAATGGAGATTTAAATGAGATCGTCGCGATAAAGGTTTTAAAAGATACTGTCTCTAGAGAAGCCGAAGAAGATTTTATGCGAGAGGTAGATATCATGTCAACCTTCgaacatagaaatattttaactttgAAAGGTGTGGTTCTTCGTGATGCTGGAAACAGTCCTTGGATGGTCTTCGAGTATATGCCATACGGTGATCTTGCTGAAGTTTTGAGATCTAACTCAAGACAGCTACATTCACCTAATCCTGGATTAGAACCATTGACGAAg gATTCTTTACATTGGATATCCGTTCAAATAGCTGCTGGTATGACGTATCTATCGGCTCAAAGATTCGTTCATCGTGATTTAGCTTGTCGTAATTGTCTCGTTGGATCTGGACTCGTTGTTAAAATTGCAGACTTTGGAATGTCAAGGGACATCTATACTTGCGATTATTATaaa ATCGGTGGCTCGAGATTATTACCAGTCCGATGGATGTCGCCAGAAAGTGTGATGTACGGTCGATTTACTTTAGAAAGTGACGTTTGGAGTTTCGGAGTTGTCCTTTGGGAGGTCTACTCCCTTGGCAAGCAACCTTATTACGGACATAATAACGACGAG GTGGTCAAGTTGATCCTACATGGAATTATGTTGATCCCTCCTGACGAATGCCCACCGTTCATTTGTCAAATAATGCGTGAGTGTTGGAAGACAGAACCAAGAGATCGTATAAAATTCTCTGACATACTAGAGAAATTAGAGAAAGTCCaaggaaaattaaatcaaCAGGGAACTTTACCAAGACCACCTCAAGGACCTGTTACCATTCGTACTCCTGATGTTCTAGATCCTGATGGTTACTTATTGCCTGCACCAACAACGCCTCGCGAATATTTGCAGACATTACCGGCCTTGTGCGATTAA
- the LOC122635648 gene encoding tyrosine-protein kinase transmembrane receptor Ror-like isoform X4 yields the protein MFDMDRRRTPRRRGVSPSINSSQTEPSVVPSSTSQQLETITEFPATDGATVISGCKDRPTICGKEAACRSFRDNTSQCVCPHDSSPPTSDLKCPNRLTVPLTPRPIHNIIPPSGNGTNSTTALPEAEQVERSRHKVPEIVGIAIAFIAVLVILMSIVYCVRRRSYGVKSQRNSLDASPMNLKKGLLLANKYTPNPQYFSCTSPEVLILQRENLVFLHDIGEGCFGKVYKGELQNGDLNEIVAIKVLKDTVSREAEEDFMREVDIMSTFEHRNILTLKGVVLRDAGNSPWMVFEYMPYGDLAEVLRSNSRQLHSPNPGLEPLTKDSLHWISVQIAAGMTYLSAQRFVHRDLACRNCLVGSGLVVKIADFGMSRDIYTCDYYKIGGSRLLPVRWMSPESVMYGRFTLESDVWSFGVVLWEVYSLGKQPYYGHNNDEVVKLILHGIMLIPPDECPPFICQIMRECWKTEPRDRIKFSDILEKLEKVQGKLNQQGTLPRPPQGPVTIRTPDVLDPDGYLLPAPTTPREYLQTLPALCD from the exons ATGTTCGATATGGATCGACGAAGAACTCCAAGAAGGAGAGGTGTCTCTCCTTCCATCAATTCTTCGCAAACAG AACCATCAGTCGTACCATCGTCGACGAGTCAGCAATTGGAAACGATAACTGAGTTCCCGGCAACCGATGGTGCTACCGTAATCAGTGGATGCAAAGATCGGCCTACCATCTGTGGAAAGGAGGCTGCTTGTCGTAGCTTCCGTGACAACACCTCGCAATGCGTTTGTCCTCATGATTCCTCCCCACCTACATCAGACCTCAAATGTCCGAATCGTTTAACAG tCCCTTTGACTCCACGACCCATACACAATATAATACCACCAAGTGGTAATGGCACGAACAGTACCACTGCTCTACCAGAAGCAGAACAG GTTGAACGTTCGAGACATAAAGTACCTGAAATAGTTGGAATTGCGATAGCTTTCATCGCGGTGCTAGTTATCCTCATGAGTATAGTTTATTGTGTGAGGAGACGAAGTTATGGTGTAAAGTCGCAGAGGAATTCGTTGGAT GCGTCTCCGATGAATCTGAAAAAAGGATTATTGTTAGCAAACAAATACACGCCTAATCCTCAATACTTTAGTTGTACCTCACCGGAGGTATTAATTTTACAACGTGAAAATCTTGTATTTCTACATGATATCGGCGAAGGTTGCTTTGGTAAAGTTTATAAAG GAGAATTACAAAATGGAGATTTAAATGAGATCGTCGCGATAAAGGTTTTAAAAGATACTGTCTCTAGAGAAGCCGAAGAAGATTTTATGCGAGAGGTAGATATCATGTCAACCTTCgaacatagaaatattttaactttgAAAGGTGTGGTTCTTCGTGATGCTGGAAACAGTCCTTGGATGGTCTTCGAGTATATGCCATACGGTGATCTTGCTGAAGTTTTGAGATCTAACTCAAGACAGCTACATTCACCTAATCCTGGATTAGAACCATTGACGAAg gATTCTTTACATTGGATATCCGTTCAAATAGCTGCTGGTATGACGTATCTATCGGCTCAAAGATTCGTTCATCGTGATTTAGCTTGTCGTAATTGTCTCGTTGGATCTGGACTCGTTGTTAAAATTGCAGACTTTGGAATGTCAAGGGACATCTATACTTGCGATTATTATaaa ATCGGTGGCTCGAGATTATTACCAGTCCGATGGATGTCGCCAGAAAGTGTGATGTACGGTCGATTTACTTTAGAAAGTGACGTTTGGAGTTTCGGAGTTGTCCTTTGGGAGGTCTACTCCCTTGGCAAGCAACCTTATTACGGACATAATAACGACGAG GTGGTCAAGTTGATCCTACATGGAATTATGTTGATCCCTCCTGACGAATGCCCACCGTTCATTTGTCAAATAATGCGTGAGTGTTGGAAGACAGAACCAAGAGATCGTATAAAATTCTCTGACATACTAGAGAAATTAGAGAAAGTCCaaggaaaattaaatcaaCAGGGAACTTTACCAAGACCACCTCAAGGACCTGTTACCATTCGTACTCCTGATGTTCTAGATCCTGATGGTTACTTATTGCCTGCACCAACAACGCCTCGCGAATATTTGCAGACATTACCGGCCTTGTGCGATTAA
- the LOC122637634 gene encoding importin subunit alpha-3 produces the protein MAAEMLNKNRMMVFKNKGKDQEEMRRRRNEVTIELRKNKREETLQKRRNVPIADSTDEDDTEKNLSKIDLKELVLKAESSDAAEQLQAVQSARKLLSSDRNPPIDPLIQSGILPILVRCLEQHNCPSLQFEAAWALTNIASGTSAQTQAVVAAGAVPLFLHLLLSSQQNVCEQAVWALGNIIGDGPIPRDYVINLGVVQPLLRFIKPDIPLPFLRNVTWVIVNLCRNKEPPPPIQTIKDILPALNILIHHTDINVLIDTVWALSYLTDGGNEQIQMVIDSGVVPRLIPLLSHKEVKLLTAALRAVGNIVTGSDEQTQVVLNCDALSHFPNLLTHPKEKICKEAIWFLSNITAGNQTQVQAVIDAGLLPLIIRNLAKGEFQTQKEAAWAISNLTISGNSDQVARLIQEGVIGPFCDLLSCKDTQVIQVVLDGIHNMLKVAGSQVEYLANMIEECSGLDKIEQLQNHENIDIYKLAYDIIEQYFSGEADETNLPAQAGDGTFEFDQTMSIPSEGFKF, from the exons ATGGCGGCCGAAATGCTAAACAAGAACCGAATGATGGTTTTTAAGAACAAAGGCAAGGACCAAGAA GAGATGCGAAGAAGACGAAATGAAGTAACAATAGAATTACGTAAAAACAAGCGTGAGGAAACtttacaaaagagaagaaatgtgCCTATTGCAGATTCCACCG ATGAAGATGATACTGAGAAGAATTTGtcaaaaatcgatttaaaggAATTAGTACTGAAAGCGGAAAGTTCAGATGCTGCGGAACAATTACAAGCTGTTCAGTCGGCAAGAAAGTTACTGTCTTCAGATCGCAATCCACCTATTGATCCATTAATTCAAAGTGGTATCTTACCCATTTTAGTTCGTTGTCTTGAACAGCACAATTG TCCATCTCTACAGTTCGAAGCAGCATGGGCTCTTACGAATATTGCTAGTGGAACATCCGCTCAAACACAAGCTGTAGTTGCAGCTGGTGCTGTTCCACTTTTCCTACATTTGTTACTTTCGAGTCAGCAAAATGTTTGTGAACAAGCTGTCTGGGCTTTAG GAAATATTATTGGAGATGGTCCAATACCTAGAGACTATGTTATTAATCTTGGTGTTGTACAGCCACTGTTAAGGTTTATCAAACCAGATattcctctcccttttttacGTAATGTCACATGGGTGATCGTCAACTTATGTAGAAATAAAGAGCCTCCTCCACCTATTCAAACGATAAAGGATATATTACCTGCACTTAATATACTCATCCATCATACAGATATTAAT GTTCTTATTGACACAGTTTGGGCATTAAGCTATCTTACTGATGGTGGTAATGAACAAATTCAGATGGTAATAGATAGTGGTGTTGTACCACGTCTTATTCCTCTCCTATCGCACAAAGAAGTTAAATTATTGACAGCAGCTTTACGTGCAGTTGGAAACATTGTAACTGGCTCAGATGAACAAACACAAGTTGTTTTGAATTGCGATGCTCTTTCACATTTTCCAAATCTATTAACTCATCCAAAAGAGAAGATTTGTAAAGAAGCTATTTGGTTCCTTTCTAACATTACTGCTGGTAATCAAACACAAGTGCAAGCCGTGATAGATGCTGGATTATTGCCACTTATTATTCGTAACTTGGCGAAG gGAGAATTCCAAACACAAAAAGAAGCGGCATGGGCAATCAGTAATTTAACAATAAGTGGCAATAGTGATCAAGTTGCACGGCTCATTCAAGAAGGAGTTATTGGACCTTTTTGCGATCTTCTTTCGTGCAAAGATACACAAGTTATACAAGTTGTACTTGATGGTATACATAACATGCTCAAAGTTGCAGGTTCACAGGTCGAATATTTGGCTAATATGATAGAGGAATGTTCAG GCTTGGACAAAATCGAACAGCTGCAAAATCACGAGAATATAGACATTTATAAGTTAGCTTATGATATTATCGAGCAATACTTTTCAGGAGAG GCTGACGAGACAAATTTGCCAGCACAGGCCGGAGATGGGACATTTGAATTTGATCAGACAATGAGTATTCCGAGTGAAGGTTTTAAATTCTGA
- the LOC122635648 gene encoding tyrosine-protein kinase transmembrane receptor Ror-like isoform X1 — protein MFDMDRRRTPRRRGVSPSINSSQTEPSVVPSSTSQQLETITEFPATDGATVISGCKDRPTICGKEAACRSFRDNTSQCVCPHDSSPPTSDLKCPNRLTVPLTPRPIHNIIPPSGNGTNSTTALPEAEQYYDVIMQVERSRHKVPEIVGIAIAFIAVLVILMSIVYCVRRRSYGVKSQRNSLDVSKMILNIFNIIKTSCIFLLSSTFQASPMNLKKGLLLANKYTPNPQYFSCTSPEVLILQRENLVFLHDIGEGCFGKVYKGELQNGDLNEIVAIKVLKDTVSREAEEDFMREVDIMSTFEHRNILTLKGVVLRDAGNSPWMVFEYMPYGDLAEVLRSNSRQLHSPNPGLEPLTKDSLHWISVQIAAGMTYLSAQRFVHRDLACRNCLVGSGLVVKIADFGMSRDIYTCDYYKIGGSRLLPVRWMSPESVMYGRFTLESDVWSFGVVLWEVYSLGKQPYYGHNNDEVVKLILHGIMLIPPDECPPFICQIMRECWKTEPRDRIKFSDILEKLEKVQGKLNQQGTLPRPPQGPVTIRTPDVLDPDGYLLPAPTTPREYLQTLPALCD, from the exons ATGTTCGATATGGATCGACGAAGAACTCCAAGAAGGAGAGGTGTCTCTCCTTCCATCAATTCTTCGCAAACAG AACCATCAGTCGTACCATCGTCGACGAGTCAGCAATTGGAAACGATAACTGAGTTCCCGGCAACCGATGGTGCTACCGTAATCAGTGGATGCAAAGATCGGCCTACCATCTGTGGAAAGGAGGCTGCTTGTCGTAGCTTCCGTGACAACACCTCGCAATGCGTTTGTCCTCATGATTCCTCCCCACCTACATCAGACCTCAAATGTCCGAATCGTTTAACAG tCCCTTTGACTCCACGACCCATACACAATATAATACCACCAAGTGGTAATGGCACGAACAGTACCACTGCTCTACCAGAAGCAGAACAG TATTACGATGTTATTATGCAGGTTGAACGTTCGAGACATAAAGTACCTGAAATAGTTGGAATTGCGATAGCTTTCATCGCGGTGCTAGTTATCCTCATGAGTATAGTTTATTGTGTGAGGAGACGAAGTTATGGTGTAAAGTCGCAGAGGAATTCGTTGGATGTAAGCAAGatgatattgaatattttcaatattatcaaGACATCTTGcatctttttactttcctctACTTTCCAGGCGTCTCCGATGAATCTGAAAAAAGGATTATTGTTAGCAAACAAATACACGCCTAATCCTCAATACTTTAGTTGTACCTCACCGGAGGTATTAATTTTACAACGTGAAAATCTTGTATTTCTACATGATATCGGCGAAGGTTGCTTTGGTAAAGTTTATAAAG GAGAATTACAAAATGGAGATTTAAATGAGATCGTCGCGATAAAGGTTTTAAAAGATACTGTCTCTAGAGAAGCCGAAGAAGATTTTATGCGAGAGGTAGATATCATGTCAACCTTCgaacatagaaatattttaactttgAAAGGTGTGGTTCTTCGTGATGCTGGAAACAGTCCTTGGATGGTCTTCGAGTATATGCCATACGGTGATCTTGCTGAAGTTTTGAGATCTAACTCAAGACAGCTACATTCACCTAATCCTGGATTAGAACCATTGACGAAg gATTCTTTACATTGGATATCCGTTCAAATAGCTGCTGGTATGACGTATCTATCGGCTCAAAGATTCGTTCATCGTGATTTAGCTTGTCGTAATTGTCTCGTTGGATCTGGACTCGTTGTTAAAATTGCAGACTTTGGAATGTCAAGGGACATCTATACTTGCGATTATTATaaa ATCGGTGGCTCGAGATTATTACCAGTCCGATGGATGTCGCCAGAAAGTGTGATGTACGGTCGATTTACTTTAGAAAGTGACGTTTGGAGTTTCGGAGTTGTCCTTTGGGAGGTCTACTCCCTTGGCAAGCAACCTTATTACGGACATAATAACGACGAG GTGGTCAAGTTGATCCTACATGGAATTATGTTGATCCCTCCTGACGAATGCCCACCGTTCATTTGTCAAATAATGCGTGAGTGTTGGAAGACAGAACCAAGAGATCGTATAAAATTCTCTGACATACTAGAGAAATTAGAGAAAGTCCaaggaaaattaaatcaaCAGGGAACTTTACCAAGACCACCTCAAGGACCTGTTACCATTCGTACTCCTGATGTTCTAGATCCTGATGGTTACTTATTGCCTGCACCAACAACGCCTCGCGAATATTTGCAGACATTACCGGCCTTGTGCGATTAA
- the LOC122635648 gene encoding tyrosine-protein kinase transmembrane receptor Ror-like isoform X3: MFDMDRRRTPRRRGVSPSINSSQTEPSVVPSSTSQQLETITEFPATDGATVISGCKDRPTICGKEAACRSFRDNTSQCVCPHDSSPPTSDLKCPNRLTVPLTPRPIHNIIPPSGNGTNSTTALPEAEQYYDVIMQVERSRHKVPEIVGIAIAFIAVLVILMSIVYCVRRRSYGVKSQRNSLDASPMNLKKGLLLANKYTPNPQYFSCTSPEVLILQRENLVFLHDIGEGCFGKVYKGELQNGDLNEIVAIKVLKDTVSREAEEDFMREVDIMSTFEHRNILTLKGVVLRDAGNSPWMVFEYMPYGDLAEVLRSNSRQLHSPNPGLEPLTKDSLHWISVQIAAGMTYLSAQRFVHRDLACRNCLVGSGLVVKIADFGMSRDIYTCDYYKIGGSRLLPVRWMSPESVMYGRFTLESDVWSFGVVLWEVYSLGKQPYYGHNNDEVVKLILHGIMLIPPDECPPFICQIMRECWKTEPRDRIKFSDILEKLEKVQGKLNQQGTLPRPPQGPVTIRTPDVLDPDGYLLPAPTTPREYLQTLPALCD, from the exons ATGTTCGATATGGATCGACGAAGAACTCCAAGAAGGAGAGGTGTCTCTCCTTCCATCAATTCTTCGCAAACAG AACCATCAGTCGTACCATCGTCGACGAGTCAGCAATTGGAAACGATAACTGAGTTCCCGGCAACCGATGGTGCTACCGTAATCAGTGGATGCAAAGATCGGCCTACCATCTGTGGAAAGGAGGCTGCTTGTCGTAGCTTCCGTGACAACACCTCGCAATGCGTTTGTCCTCATGATTCCTCCCCACCTACATCAGACCTCAAATGTCCGAATCGTTTAACAG tCCCTTTGACTCCACGACCCATACACAATATAATACCACCAAGTGGTAATGGCACGAACAGTACCACTGCTCTACCAGAAGCAGAACAG TATTACGATGTTATTATGCAGGTTGAACGTTCGAGACATAAAGTACCTGAAATAGTTGGAATTGCGATAGCTTTCATCGCGGTGCTAGTTATCCTCATGAGTATAGTTTATTGTGTGAGGAGACGAAGTTATGGTGTAAAGTCGCAGAGGAATTCGTTGGAT GCGTCTCCGATGAATCTGAAAAAAGGATTATTGTTAGCAAACAAATACACGCCTAATCCTCAATACTTTAGTTGTACCTCACCGGAGGTATTAATTTTACAACGTGAAAATCTTGTATTTCTACATGATATCGGCGAAGGTTGCTTTGGTAAAGTTTATAAAG GAGAATTACAAAATGGAGATTTAAATGAGATCGTCGCGATAAAGGTTTTAAAAGATACTGTCTCTAGAGAAGCCGAAGAAGATTTTATGCGAGAGGTAGATATCATGTCAACCTTCgaacatagaaatattttaactttgAAAGGTGTGGTTCTTCGTGATGCTGGAAACAGTCCTTGGATGGTCTTCGAGTATATGCCATACGGTGATCTTGCTGAAGTTTTGAGATCTAACTCAAGACAGCTACATTCACCTAATCCTGGATTAGAACCATTGACGAAg gATTCTTTACATTGGATATCCGTTCAAATAGCTGCTGGTATGACGTATCTATCGGCTCAAAGATTCGTTCATCGTGATTTAGCTTGTCGTAATTGTCTCGTTGGATCTGGACTCGTTGTTAAAATTGCAGACTTTGGAATGTCAAGGGACATCTATACTTGCGATTATTATaaa ATCGGTGGCTCGAGATTATTACCAGTCCGATGGATGTCGCCAGAAAGTGTGATGTACGGTCGATTTACTTTAGAAAGTGACGTTTGGAGTTTCGGAGTTGTCCTTTGGGAGGTCTACTCCCTTGGCAAGCAACCTTATTACGGACATAATAACGACGAG GTGGTCAAGTTGATCCTACATGGAATTATGTTGATCCCTCCTGACGAATGCCCACCGTTCATTTGTCAAATAATGCGTGAGTGTTGGAAGACAGAACCAAGAGATCGTATAAAATTCTCTGACATACTAGAGAAATTAGAGAAAGTCCaaggaaaattaaatcaaCAGGGAACTTTACCAAGACCACCTCAAGGACCTGTTACCATTCGTACTCCTGATGTTCTAGATCCTGATGGTTACTTATTGCCTGCACCAACAACGCCTCGCGAATATTTGCAGACATTACCGGCCTTGTGCGATTAA
- the LOC122637640 gene encoding 39S ribosomal protein L3, mitochondrial: MSTLIKIFSNSLVSRTLLKHNLDIVKVPVREKQIQIPKKRHPSWLPKQNRVLHNEHITTENNEFVKEFIQSKYDSPLNIKPIEPITSWKKGLRRTGLIAKKIGIYPIWLQNGKKVNSTLLQIIDNQVIKYIAPEDFFPVKSKRTIIKNRLGSLVVGAESSDPQLFRKEYCKLFENSGVMPKRIIMRFMVSPEAALQPGTPLYASHFKPGEIIDIRAKTIDRGFQGVMKRWGFKGMPASHGVTKTHRRPGNIGCGGKMARVMPGTKLPGHMGNRWRTIRGYRILRVNTKYNVIWVMGHNIPGETNTFCYLYDTILPTRKSKIPPYFPTYLPDFNKKPIPEDLYADDVHPFKAPTIQFSEES, from the exons atgtcaacgctcataaaaatattcagtAATAGTTTAGTTTCTCGTACACTTTTAAAACACAA TTTGGATATTGTAAAAGTACCGGTacgagaaaaacaaattcaaataCCTAAGAAACGTCATCCAAGCTGGCTCCCGAAACAAAACCGTGTT TTGCATAATGAACATATTACTACAGAAAATAATGAGTTTGTTAAAGAATTTATACAATCCAAATATGATTCTCCGCTTAATATAAAACCAATTGAACCAATCACAAGTTGGAAAAAGGGGCTCAGGAGAACAGGTTTAATAGCCAAAAAAATAGGTATTTATCCAATATGGTTACAAAATGGGAAAAAAGTTAACTCAACGTTATTGCAG atCATTGATAATCaagtaataaagtatataGCACCAGAAGATTTTTTCCCAGTAAAATCCAAACGAACTATAATCAAAAACAGACTTGGATCTCTTGTAGTAGGAGCAGAAAGTTCGGACCCACAATTG tttagaaaagaatattgcAAGTTATTCGAAAATTCTGGAGTCATGCCGAAACGTATAATAATGAGATTTATGGTTTCGCCGGAAGCTGCGCTACAACCCGGTACACCTTTATATGCGTCTCATTTTAAGCCAGGCGAGATTATTGATATACGTGCAAAAAC GATAGACCGTGGTTTTCAAGGAGTCATGAAAAGATGGGGTTTCAAAGGAATGCCTGCTTCTCATGGTGTAACTAAAACTCATAGAAGACCAGGGAATATTGGTTGTGGTGGAAAAATGGCTCGTGTAATGCCAGGTACTAAACTACCTGGTCACATGGGTAATCGGTGGCGCACAATTAGAGGCTATAGG ATTTTACgagtaaatacaaaatataatgtaatttggGTAATGGGTCACAACATACCTGGAGAAACAAatactttttgttatttatacgATACGATTCTACCCACTAGAAAGTCAAAAATTCCGCCATATTTCCCAACTTATTTACCcgattttaacaaaaaacCAATACCAGAGGATTTATATGCAGATGATGTACATCCATTCAAAGCACCCACAATTCAATTTAGCGAAGAAtcataa